One genomic region from Pseudomonadota bacterium encodes:
- a CDS encoding (2Fe-2S)-binding protein — protein sequence MVKKSIPVPDAMPDDLICACKGLRVKDYHKELQENPEVSFEDVLNKTGAGSSCTACLLDLEYFYVSLPREKNSSDKPAKASMAGERSLKRKIFDFIDKISPSVPYRLANRFPIISGAGIDQHIWVSNRSLLFEGDRCGPSFDVDFTARDAAGNICHRQRLSVKPEAALDLVVSKFIEPPQGNSELAIGSVEVIRRGRKQGFRGTTRPQTEILARDGTCSVHGQSYKYPGERWFSLTHIPNDQRVFLSFINFAATENKVAIEYPMNVEDLQLRKRRFVTKIPGNGAHIHEIQVTNSEATALAGRHLAIKWSASAEYNCHIFCASPDLGRLSIDHS from the coding sequence ATGGTTAAAAAATCCATCCCGGTGCCTGATGCAATGCCCGATGATCTAATCTGTGCCTGCAAAGGCTTAAGGGTCAAAGATTATCATAAGGAACTGCAAGAGAATCCTGAGGTCTCGTTTGAAGACGTACTTAATAAAACTGGGGCCGGCAGCAGCTGCACCGCGTGTCTTCTTGACTTAGAATACTTCTACGTCAGTTTGCCGCGTGAAAAAAATTCGTCCGACAAACCTGCTAAAGCAAGCATGGCGGGCGAGCGTTCATTAAAGCGAAAAATATTTGATTTTATAGATAAAATATCTCCGTCTGTTCCTTACAGGCTAGCCAACCGATTTCCTATAATATCAGGCGCCGGAATAGACCAACACATTTGGGTGTCGAATCGCAGTTTGCTTTTTGAGGGTGACCGTTGTGGCCCCTCCTTTGACGTAGATTTTACCGCTCGTGACGCTGCCGGTAATATATGCCACCGGCAGCGGTTAAGCGTTAAACCGGAAGCCGCTCTTGATTTAGTGGTTTCAAAATTTATCGAACCACCACAAGGCAATAGTGAGCTCGCCATCGGTTCGGTTGAAGTCATACGCCGCGGTAGAAAACAAGGTTTCCGTGGCACAACACGGCCCCAAACTGAGATATTAGCTCGTGATGGAACTTGCTCGGTACATGGGCAAAGTTACAAATATCCAGGAGAAAGGTGGTTCTCTCTTACCCACATCCCAAACGATCAAAGGGTATTTCTATCATTCATAAACTTTGCTGCAACCGAGAATAAAGTGGCAATCGAGTACCCAATGAATGTGGAAGATCTTCAGTTGAGAAAAAGACGGTTTGTTACCAAAATACCGGGCAACGGTGCCCACATTCATGAAATACAAGTAACGAACTCAGAAGCAACAGCCTTGGCTGGTCGGCACTTGGCCATAAAGTGGTCTGCAAGTGCTGAATATAATTGTCACATATTCTGTGCAAGCCCTGACTTGGGCCGACTTTCTATAGACCATTCTTAG
- a CDS encoding GNAT family protein, with amino-acid sequence MILSELEKINIDLSGEKCRLRLFEAKHLEDPSYLAWLRDPEVVKNLNLPHYLETNVSFSQISAYCHSIWSSPDDIFYALHLASDDTFIGTVKAGHINWYAGTADLGILIGLRKMWGKGIASEALSLLASHLFEKAKLRRLTAGVMDTNPAMIRVFEKLGFQREGTFRQQDRLGDAYIDHIHLGCLKHEFVEKQTR; translated from the coding sequence ATGATCCTATCAGAATTAGAGAAAATAAATATTGATCTTTCTGGTGAGAAGTGTCGATTGCGGCTATTTGAGGCGAAGCATTTAGAAGATCCTTCATATCTTGCTTGGCTTCGCGACCCAGAAGTAGTCAAAAATCTTAATTTACCGCATTATCTAGAAACTAACGTTTCCTTCAGTCAGATTTCTGCTTATTGTCATTCTATTTGGAGCTCGCCAGATGATATTTTTTATGCATTGCACCTTGCCAGCGACGATACTTTCATTGGAACTGTCAAGGCCGGTCATATCAACTGGTATGCAGGAACAGCAGACCTTGGTATATTAATAGGTTTGAGAAAGATGTGGGGCAAGGGCATAGCCAGCGAAGCCCTATCACTGCTCGCATCCCATCTATTCGAAAAGGCTAAACTGCGCCGCCTCACTGCTGGTGTAATGGATACGAACCCCGCAATGATTAGAGTTTTCGAAAAACTTGGTTTCCAGCGTGAGGGGACTTTCCGCCAGCAAGACCGGCTAGGCGACGCGTATATTGACCATATACACTTAGGCTGCCTAAAACATGAATTTGTGGAAAAGCAAACCCGATGA
- a CDS encoding N-acetyl sugar amidotransferase: protein MLFCTNCVMPDSRPDLDFDENGVCDACRASQRKYGKHVESIDWDDRREQFEELIESCRSNDPMKYDCLIGVSGGKDSTYQVYVAKEVFGLNPLCLCIEPTLPTPIGRENLSNISRMGVDLIHFKQNPVVYEKLILEGFRRVGDPEWANHMAIWSLPFRMAVAHDVPLILWGESPQMEYGGFHRVQEKNMREMDEDWLNDFGCLNGLRPEDMVGEELGITLEDMKPYRMPSKERLREVGGNRGCVAAFIGYFLEWNVPKNLEIIEARGWQRRIGRNEITYTDYEGLDCYSMQIHDYLKFCKFGYGRATDDACRDIRDGIATREQGVRLAARYDGGYPKELIERFCNHFHLPQQEFDEICDSFTNPAIFEMKDGNFLRDIDGSLVMRQEIHAARDNPWVGWGMAGPRSE, encoded by the coding sequence ATGCTTTTCTGTACCAATTGCGTAATGCCTGACTCCCGCCCAGATCTCGATTTTGATGAAAACGGGGTCTGCGATGCCTGCCGCGCAAGTCAGCGCAAGTATGGCAAACACGTCGAATCTATTGACTGGGATGACCGGCGAGAACAATTTGAAGAATTGATAGAGAGCTGCCGCAGCAACGATCCTATGAAGTATGACTGCCTGATTGGCGTTTCTGGCGGAAAGGACTCAACGTACCAAGTCTATGTTGCAAAGGAAGTATTTGGTCTCAACCCATTATGCCTATGCATAGAACCCACCCTGCCCACACCGATCGGCCGAGAAAATCTATCAAATATTAGCCGCATGGGGGTTGATCTTATACACTTTAAGCAGAACCCAGTAGTCTATGAAAAACTTATCCTTGAGGGCTTTCGTAGGGTTGGTGATCCAGAGTGGGCCAATCATATGGCAATTTGGTCGCTACCCTTCCGGATGGCTGTTGCCCATGACGTGCCACTTATCCTTTGGGGCGAATCACCACAGATGGAATATGGTGGCTTTCACAGGGTCCAAGAGAAGAATATGCGCGAGATGGACGAAGATTGGCTTAACGACTTCGGCTGCCTCAACGGCCTTCGGCCAGAAGACATGGTGGGCGAAGAACTTGGCATAACACTCGAGGATATGAAGCCCTATCGCATGCCATCCAAGGAGCGGTTACGTGAGGTAGGTGGAAACAGAGGCTGTGTAGCCGCATTTATCGGATATTTTTTAGAGTGGAACGTACCTAAGAATCTTGAGATCATTGAGGCACGTGGATGGCAGAGGAGGATTGGACGTAACGAGATCACCTACACGGACTATGAGGGCCTTGACTGTTATTCAATGCAAATCCACGACTATCTAAAATTTTGCAAATTTGGTTATGGCCGTGCCACTGACGATGCCTGCCGTGATATTCGCGATGGGATCGCTACCCGCGAGCAAGGCGTGCGCCTCGCGGCCCGCTACGACGGAGGGTACCCGAAGGAACTAATTGAACGATTTTGCAATCACTTTCATTTACCACAGCAGGAGTTTGACGAAATTTGCGACAGTTTCACTAATCCGGCAATATTCGAAATGAAAGATGGCAATTTTCTAAGGGATATAGATGGCAGTCTTGTTATGCGACAAGAAATCCATGCAGCTCGCGATAACCCTTGGGTAGGGTGGGGAATGGCGGGACCAAGATCCGAATAA
- the hisH gene encoding imidazole glycerol phosphate synthase subunit HisH, whose protein sequence is MIRFSIIDCGIGNLRSVQKIFERLDTEAIITNEPHKVAACDGIVLPGVGAFGDAMAKLEDDGTAAVIRQLSGKFGKPLLGICLGMQLLGRTSTESPGVKGLGLVPGETVSIDIQNERDWMERKLTLPHIGWNTVSAKNRSQLFDGLENETDFYFVHSLQFKLKDPTWIGATVRYGSEIVCAIDHGNICATQFHPEKSQRQGQRLIKNFITRTLQANVRN, encoded by the coding sequence ATGATTAGATTTTCTATAATAGATTGTGGCATTGGCAACCTAAGGTCCGTGCAGAAAATATTTGAACGGCTTGACACCGAAGCCATAATAACGAACGAGCCTCACAAAGTCGCAGCATGTGATGGAATTGTACTACCCGGTGTTGGCGCTTTTGGTGATGCTATGGCGAAGCTTGAAGATGACGGTACCGCCGCGGTAATTCGTCAGCTATCGGGCAAATTCGGCAAGCCTTTGTTAGGCATTTGTCTTGGAATGCAGTTACTGGGACGTACTAGCACTGAAAGTCCCGGAGTAAAGGGGCTTGGCCTTGTCCCTGGCGAAACTGTTTCTATTGACATTCAAAATGAACGTGACTGGATGGAGCGTAAACTTACGTTACCGCATATCGGATGGAACACCGTAAGTGCAAAAAACCGATCACAGCTATTTGACGGCCTAGAAAATGAAACAGATTTTTACTTCGTTCATAGTTTACAGTTTAAGCTAAAAGATCCGACATGGATTGGAGCAACAGTTAGATATGGCAGTGAAATAGTTTGTGCAATTGATCATGGTAATATTTGCGCAACTCAATTTCATCCGGAAAAGAGCCAAAGGCAGGGGCAGAGATTAATCAAAAATTTTATCACCCGCACCTTACAAGCAAACGTGAGAAATTAA
- a CDS encoding imidazole glycerol phosphate synthase cyclase subunit has translation MVKTRVIPLLLLKDGLLKKPIKFINPRTVANPISIVRVFEARQVDELILLDIGSSAMHKNVNPDIVRMITEELTLPFACGGGINTMEQVAELIAAGAEKIVLNTAAVETPELIKDVATRYGRQSVVVSIDALKTETGYKVFVRNGSKPTNLNPVNWAQEVEKIGAGEILINSIDHDGTMEGFDCQLIRSVADAVAIPIIAAGGAGKPEDFPPAILQGHASAVAAGSIYHYTKTTPDMVKHALHSEGIPVRL, from the coding sequence ATGGTTAAGACCCGTGTCATACCACTGTTGCTTCTTAAAGATGGATTGCTAAAAAAACCGATCAAATTTATTAACCCACGTACTGTAGCAAACCCCATATCTATTGTGCGAGTCTTCGAAGCTAGGCAGGTAGACGAGCTTATTTTGCTCGATATTGGCTCAAGTGCAATGCACAAGAATGTAAATCCTGATATCGTCCGCATGATCACCGAAGAGTTGACACTACCATTTGCGTGTGGAGGTGGAATTAATACAATGGAGCAAGTAGCGGAATTAATTGCCGCTGGGGCTGAAAAGATTGTTTTAAATACCGCCGCTGTAGAAACACCGGAACTTATTAAAGATGTGGCGACACGTTACGGACGCCAAAGCGTTGTCGTTTCCATTGATGCACTTAAAACTGAAACTGGATACAAAGTTTTTGTTCGCAATGGATCAAAACCAACAAACCTTAACCCCGTAAATTGGGCACAAGAGGTAGAGAAAATAGGTGCTGGCGAAATTCTCATAAACTCGATCGATCATGATGGCACCATGGAAGGCTTTGATTGTCAACTAATTCGGTCAGTCGCAGATGCGGTAGCTATCCCCATCATTGCTGCCGGTGGCGCGGGCAAACCGGAGGATTTTCCCCCTGCAATCCTCCAAGGGCACGCCAGCGCCGTGGCAGCAGGCAGCATTTATCACTATACAAAAACAACTCCAGACATGGTTAAGCACGCGTTGCACTCCGAAGGTATTCCGGTTCGATTATGA
- a CDS encoding aminotransferase class I/II-fold pyridoxal phosphate-dependent enzyme, giving the protein MSMPTHIPLATPDLDGCEADYLARCVDDNWVSSAGPFVVEFENQLAALTNRRHAIATVNGTAAIHLALLAAGVMPGDRVILPDWTFAATANAICHAGAVPFFVDITHDNWSLDANLVAEVLDKNDHGVTAVIVVHPLGQTADMDTLRVAAKQLPLIEDAAGAIGAEYKGQPAGAFGDFAAFSFNGNKTVTAGGGGMVVCNCDARAKRIRHLSTQARVGKQYVHDTIGFNYRMTNLNAAVGLAQIERLGTMLEAKKKIATCYDAAIAGRRDLMPMPRPKWANNSCWLYSVLTATPEDGSCLIHAMAEAGIEAREFWRSLSAQAPYSEMPNLLRGVSASLTGRVISLPSSSHLDEGAQGRVIEALGSWCGSTFEFTA; this is encoded by the coding sequence ATGAGCATGCCCACACACATCCCACTGGCAACGCCTGATCTAGACGGGTGTGAAGCAGACTATCTTGCACGTTGTGTTGATGACAATTGGGTTTCCTCCGCAGGCCCATTTGTGGTCGAGTTCGAAAATCAGCTAGCAGCTTTAACAAATCGTCGTCACGCCATTGCTACAGTAAATGGTACAGCAGCTATTCATCTTGCTCTGCTGGCCGCTGGTGTAATGCCAGGCGACCGTGTCATCTTGCCGGACTGGACATTCGCAGCCACTGCAAATGCAATTTGCCATGCAGGTGCAGTTCCCTTTTTCGTTGATATTACACATGACAATTGGAGCTTGGATGCCAACTTGGTGGCTGAAGTGCTCGATAAGAATGATCATGGCGTCACAGCAGTGATCGTTGTTCATCCATTAGGACAGACAGCGGACATGGACACGCTTCGCGTTGCTGCAAAACAGTTGCCGCTAATAGAAGATGCCGCTGGAGCGATTGGTGCTGAATATAAGGGTCAGCCTGCTGGAGCGTTTGGTGACTTTGCCGCCTTTAGTTTCAATGGAAATAAGACTGTTACTGCTGGCGGGGGAGGGATGGTCGTATGTAATTGCGATGCTCGTGCGAAAAGAATTCGTCACCTCTCAACTCAAGCTAGAGTTGGTAAGCAGTATGTCCACGATACAATTGGTTTCAATTACCGAATGACTAATCTCAATGCAGCAGTTGGACTGGCACAGATCGAACGACTAGGGACAATGCTAGAGGCAAAGAAGAAAATTGCTACTTGTTATGATGCAGCCATCGCTGGTCGCAGGGATCTCATGCCAATGCCACGCCCCAAGTGGGCAAATAATAGTTGCTGGCTTTACTCTGTTCTCACAGCAACACCGGAAGACGGTTCCTGTTTGATTCACGCCATGGCAGAGGCTGGGATTGAGGCTAGGGAATTTTGGCGCTCGCTATCTGCCCAAGCACCTTATTCTGAGATGCCCAACCTACTGCGCGGAGTTTCAGCTTCTCTGACCGGACGCGTGATCTCACTTCCCAGCTCAAGCCACCTCGACGAAGGTGCGCAGGGGCGAGTAATCGAAGCACTCGGCTCATGGTGCGGAAGTACTTTTGAGTTTACAGCATGA
- a CDS encoding N-acetylneuraminate synthase family protein codes for MRFQNGQKTYVIAEIGANHNGDMKLARKMIKKAQKIGCDCVKFQSWDTSIFSKQVYENNFFLNDDYRARNDYSLEEIVKEFSVTPSELIELKSYCDSQGIDFSSTPFEHSQVDNLISLDVPFIKIASMDLNNDYLLRYAANTGKTVLLSTGFATLEEIGHAVSTIENTGNRNIVILHCVSIYPPNDNQVNLNNMDMLRHAFGYPVGFSDHTLGIEISLAAIAKGAVILEKHYTLDKDMFGWDHKISAEPDEMATLVRGAERIFNALGSTQRLPPEDPSRKSEYRRSIVSARDIKKGEVIGQTDITYRRPGTGLAPNADTLLIGSTARNNIKADTILNLSEFELSN; via the coding sequence ATGCGATTCCAAAATGGGCAAAAGACCTATGTGATTGCCGAAATTGGGGCTAATCACAACGGTGATATGAAGTTAGCACGCAAAATGATTAAGAAGGCTCAAAAAATTGGCTGCGATTGTGTGAAATTTCAATCGTGGGACACTAGTATTTTTTCAAAACAGGTCTATGAGAATAATTTCTTCCTCAATGATGATTATCGAGCACGAAATGATTACAGTCTTGAAGAAATTGTCAAAGAATTCTCGGTCACACCTAGCGAACTAATTGAACTGAAGTCTTACTGTGACTCCCAAGGTATTGATTTTTCTTCAACACCATTTGAACACAGTCAAGTCGATAACCTAATTTCACTCGATGTGCCATTTATTAAAATTGCATCAATGGACCTCAATAATGATTATCTTCTGCGCTACGCAGCGAATACTGGAAAAACGGTATTACTTTCTACAGGCTTCGCAACTCTAGAAGAAATTGGTCACGCGGTAAGCACTATTGAGAATACGGGAAATCGTAACATCGTCATTCTTCACTGCGTATCTATTTATCCGCCGAACGACAATCAAGTAAATTTGAATAATATGGACATGCTCCGGCATGCATTCGGTTACCCTGTCGGTTTTTCGGACCACACACTTGGTATTGAGATTAGTCTAGCCGCAATAGCAAAAGGTGCCGTAATATTAGAAAAGCACTACACACTTGATAAAGATATGTTTGGTTGGGACCACAAGATTTCTGCTGAGCCCGATGAGATGGCTACGCTTGTGCGAGGAGCAGAACGAATTTTTAATGCGCTAGGATCAACTCAGCGCTTGCCGCCTGAAGATCCAAGCCGCAAATCAGAATATCGTCGCAGCATTGTAAGCGCACGCGATATAAAAAAGGGAGAAGTTATTGGTCAGACCGATATTACTTACCGACGACCTGGAACAGGGTTAGCCCCTAACGCCGACACCCTGCTTATTGGATCTACAGCCCGAAATAATATCAAGGCAGATACCATTTTGAACCTTTCTGAATTCGAGCTCAGCAATTAA
- a CDS encoding AAC(3) family N-acetyltransferase — translation MRFAICTSVYEEARTYFSDWISCAISASNGYDTEVIIALDGVNDTDDALQNLACSLPVSYAIPATGANIAQVREAMLLRAIRSQADILIFCDIDDRLKANAFSLHAAALKDADFSYGDMQPIDQNGSVLDSSFFSDAAVPKRISRTESIIDRNWLGFSNSAIWRKKIPSLIDNVPQTIAAVDWWFFTVLLKSGLKGQRADGIVSDYRDHENNQLGFRPTATIESAKKRLHIMKKHYEEFPLDIIAQQRLFRIIHLISKLDKNPTEMQKLIEPACVNARLWYEDIANLATGPASANVTAVQLPDYTEPNKFTTRPQLALALAKIGVKKGDILMVHVSTKSLGFIIGGLRTILDALYDAIGNGTLMMPAFTGDLTDPATWFKPPVNEKYWKTIRESLPAFDAKLTPTKDIGALAELFRNEPGTERSNHPVSSFAARGPAAKQLLKTHDINSRFGEKSPLQALCNFGGKVLLIGAPYESMTLLHLSSDKIDDGSLVNQSSPMLINGKKRWVDYHDRSLSWQWFPGAVENLVEKKIAHLGTICDARTIIVDAAEAINATCSWRKKNKC, via the coding sequence ATGCGGTTTGCTATCTGCACATCAGTCTATGAGGAGGCCCGGACCTACTTTAGTGACTGGATTTCGTGTGCGATCTCAGCCAGTAATGGTTACGATACTGAAGTTATTATTGCATTAGACGGCGTAAACGACACCGATGATGCATTGCAAAATTTAGCATGCTCATTGCCGGTTAGTTACGCAATCCCTGCAACCGGTGCAAATATTGCGCAAGTGCGCGAAGCAATGCTACTTCGTGCAATAAGGAGCCAAGCAGATATCCTTATATTTTGCGATATTGATGATCGATTGAAGGCTAATGCCTTTTCTTTACACGCCGCCGCTCTGAAGGATGCGGATTTTAGTTATGGCGATATGCAACCAATAGACCAAAATGGTTCTGTTTTAGATTCTAGTTTTTTTTCTGATGCAGCAGTGCCTAAGAGAATTAGTCGCACTGAGAGTATTATTGACCGGAACTGGCTGGGTTTCTCGAATTCTGCGATCTGGCGAAAAAAAATACCTTCCTTGATTGATAACGTCCCACAAACAATCGCCGCTGTAGACTGGTGGTTTTTTACCGTTTTACTCAAGAGCGGACTTAAAGGACAACGAGCCGATGGTATCGTTTCAGACTATAGAGACCACGAAAATAATCAGCTCGGCTTCAGACCTACTGCGACAATTGAATCTGCCAAAAAACGATTGCACATCATGAAGAAGCATTACGAAGAATTTCCCTTGGACATTATTGCTCAGCAACGATTATTTCGAATAATTCATTTGATCTCCAAATTAGATAAAAACCCAACTGAGATGCAAAAATTAATAGAGCCCGCTTGTGTTAATGCTCGGCTTTGGTATGAAGACATAGCTAATTTAGCAACTGGCCCCGCCTCGGCCAATGTTACGGCTGTTCAATTGCCTGATTATACTGAACCAAATAAATTTACGACCCGCCCGCAGCTGGCCCTAGCTCTAGCAAAGATTGGAGTAAAAAAGGGCGATATTCTTATGGTTCATGTTTCTACTAAAAGTCTTGGTTTTATAATTGGGGGGCTGAGAACGATCTTAGATGCGCTCTACGATGCGATCGGCAACGGAACTTTGATGATGCCCGCCTTTACCGGTGATTTAACAGACCCTGCAACTTGGTTTAAGCCTCCGGTAAACGAGAAATATTGGAAAACTATTCGGGAATCTCTACCAGCCTTTGATGCAAAGCTCACTCCGACCAAAGACATTGGTGCTTTAGCGGAACTTTTTCGCAATGAGCCGGGCACCGAACGTAGTAACCACCCTGTCTCATCCTTTGCTGCCCGCGGACCCGCGGCAAAACAATTGCTTAAAACACACGATATAAATAGTCGTTTTGGGGAAAAGTCACCACTGCAAGCTTTGTGTAACTTTGGGGGTAAGGTTCTCCTGATTGGTGCACCATACGAGAGCATGACGTTATTGCATTTAAGCAGTGACAAAATAGATGACGGTTCGCTCGTTAACCAATCTTCACCTATGCTAATTAATGGTAAAAAACGGTGGGTTGACTATCACGACCGAAGTCTTTCGTGGCAATGGTTCCCCGGTGCAGTTGAAAATTTAGTAGAAAAAAAAATTGCGCACCTTGGAACTATTTGTGACGCAAGGACGATCATCGTCGACGCAGCTGAGGCAATAAATGCAACTTGTTCCTGGCGTAAGAAAAATAAGTGCTAA
- a CDS encoding sugar phosphate nucleotidyltransferase encodes MANFLRLSDLTSVTCSPETPTHEVLRRLNESDYLFFIVIDCKGKPIGTITDGDVRRAILDGATLNDPSSRCMFHQSRFGQLGNDTENIKILQKVPFLPLVNSDGTLVEVLIPSGNTPRLKTALVMAGGRGIRLGERTRNTPKPLLSVGDQPILERIISNLEEAGVENIFVSVHYLANQIRSFLETRSSTASFQVIEESEMLGTAGAIGLLPAGLSQPVLVINGDLVTQTNFLALNHFHWRHSYDASVAVAQHDTQVPFGVVQKDKDGLFLSIEEKPVIRNFVAAGIYFLSPEFCALVPKNVPFDMPDLLNRGRGIGLKVGLFPIHEPWIDVGRPDDLKRADESYNSREKKQK; translated from the coding sequence ATGGCAAACTTTCTCAGATTAAGTGACTTAACATCCGTGACATGCTCACCGGAAACCCCCACGCATGAGGTACTGCGACGCCTAAACGAGTCGGACTATTTATTCTTTATCGTTATCGATTGTAAGGGAAAACCGATAGGAACAATCACTGATGGTGATGTGAGGCGCGCAATTTTAGATGGGGCCACTCTAAACGATCCCTCAAGCAGATGTATGTTCCATCAATCACGCTTCGGTCAGCTCGGAAATGACACAGAAAATATCAAAATACTACAAAAAGTACCATTTCTTCCTCTTGTGAATAGCGACGGCACTTTAGTGGAAGTGTTGATCCCAAGTGGGAACACCCCTAGACTTAAAACAGCATTGGTAATGGCGGGGGGAAGAGGAATTCGCCTTGGTGAACGAACAAGAAATACACCAAAACCTCTATTATCCGTTGGGGATCAACCTATTTTGGAGCGCATCATTTCCAATCTGGAAGAAGCAGGTGTCGAGAATATTTTTGTTTCAGTCCATTACCTCGCTAACCAAATTAGGTCCTTTTTAGAAACACGCAGTAGCACAGCCTCTTTTCAAGTTATCGAAGAAAGCGAAATGTTAGGCACAGCTGGAGCAATTGGCCTTCTCCCCGCCGGCCTTTCCCAGCCAGTATTAGTAATAAACGGCGATCTAGTAACTCAAACCAATTTTCTTGCTCTTAATCATTTTCATTGGCGCCATAGCTACGATGCCTCAGTCGCTGTTGCTCAACATGATACACAAGTACCGTTCGGTGTCGTCCAAAAGGACAAGGATGGACTATTTCTTAGCATCGAAGAAAAGCCGGTAATTCGTAACTTTGTTGCGGCGGGCATATACTTTTTATCACCAGAATTTTGTGCGCTTGTTCCCAAAAATGTGCCATTCGACATGCCTGATTTATTAAATCGAGGCCGTGGAATAGGCCTAAAGGTCGGCCTTTTTCCTATACATGAACCTTGGATCGATGTGGGCCGTCCAGATGATCTAAAGCGAGCTGATGAGAGCTACAATTCAAGAGAAAAAAAACAAAAATGA